One part of the Phaenicophaeus curvirostris isolate KB17595 chromosome 2, BPBGC_Pcur_1.0, whole genome shotgun sequence genome encodes these proteins:
- the NENF gene encoding neudesin, translating into MAAGRLLVSALLGAVLGPAPVLPEAPREPRLRPPPPAPVRLFTEPELARYDGRQEGEPIYLAVKGVVFDVTSGKEFYGKGAPYNALVGKDSTRGVAKMSLDPADLTHDITGLTEEELKSLDDIFNNVYKAKYPIVGYTSRRILNEDGSPNLDFKPEDQPHFNVKDEF; encoded by the exons ATGGCGGCGGGGCGGCTGCTGGTGTCCGCGCTGCTCGGCGCGGTGCTGGGCCCGGCGCCGGTGCTGCCCGAGGCCCCGCGGGAGCCGCGCCTCaggccgccgccccccgcccccgtACGGCTCTTCACCGAGCCCGAGCTGGCCAGATACGACGGGCGGCAG GAAGGAGAGCCCATTTACCTGGCGGTGAAGGGAGTAGTATTCGATGTCACTTCCGGAAAAG AATTTTATGGAAAAGGGGCCCCATACAAtgctttggttggaaaagactcaacAAGAGGAGTTGCCAAGATGTCTCTGGATCCAGCAGATCTTACTCACGATATA ACAGGGCTCACAGAAGAGGAACTAAAGTCTCTGGATGATATCTTCAATAATGTTTATAAGGCCAAATACCCAATTGTTGGCTATACTTCTCGAAGGATTCTGAATGAGGATGGCAGCCCCAATCTAGACTTTAAACCTGAAGATCAGCCACATTTCAACGTTAAAGATGAATTTTGA
- the PACC1 gene encoding proton-activated chloride channel isoform X3: MEKLSEDVERVSENPTDERGGEMEVHEDASSIILPDSELGTSAPSLRFSKTCLKNVFSVILLFIYLLLMAVAVFLVYQTISDFREKLKHPVMSVSYKEVSLYDAPGIAFYPGKAQLLSCKHHYYDHILPLVNPGQPGDIECTTQRINYTDPFTNQTMKYALIVQGPRDVKKKELVFLQFHLNGTDQDFSAIDYLLFSSFEEFINSPEKAEFMKECESSYSSWKFSGGFRTWVKMSLVKTKEEDGSETVEFKQETSVVNYIDQRAEPRSDQLFFVVFEWKDPFIQTVQDIITANPWNMIALLCGIFLALFKAADFAKLSVKWMIKIRKRHLKRRSQAMNHIS, encoded by the exons ATGGAGAAG CTGAGTGAAGATGTGGAGCGAGTATCTGAAAACCCAACAgatgagagaggaggagagatggAAGTTCATGAAGATGCCAGTTCTATTATTTTACCAG ATAGTGAACTGGGTacctctgccccttctttgcgtTTCAGCAAGACCTGCctaaagaatgttttttcagtaattcttctgtttatttatcTGCTGCTCATGGCTGTAGCTGTGTTCCTTGTCTACCAAACCATCAGTGACTTCAGGGAGAAGCTCAAGCACCCGGTGATGTCTGTCTCGTACAAGGAAGTGTCCTTGTATGATGCACCTG GTATTGCCTTTTACCCAGGCAAGGCTCAGCTGCTTAGCTGCAAGCATCATTACTATGATCACATTCTGCCACTGGTAAATCCAGGTCAGCCAGGAGACATTGAATGCACCACTCAGAGAATCAACTACACGGATCCTTTTACTAATCAAACTATG AAGTATGCTTTGATTGTTCAAGGCCCTCGTGATGTGAAGAAAAAGGAACTGGTGTTTTTGCAGTTTCATTTAAATGGAACAGACCAAGATTTTAGTGCCATTGACtaccttctgttttcttcttttgaagagTTTATCAACAG tccagaaaaagcagaattcatGAAGGAATGTGAAAGTTCATACTCTAGCTGGAAGTTTTCCGGAGGCTTTCGGACTTGGGTCAAGATGTCCTTGGTGAAGACAAAAGAAGAAGATGGTAGTGAGACGGTTGAATTCAAACAAGag ACTAGTGTGGTTAACTATATTGACCAGAGAGCTGAACCAAGAAGTGACCAGCTGTTTTTTGTGGTATTCGAATGGAAAGATCCTTTTATACAGACTGTTCAAGAC ATTATCACAGCTAATCCCTGGAACATGATCGCTCTTCTTTGTGGCATCTTTTTGGCCCTGTTTAAGGCAGCAGACTTTGCTAAGTTAAGTGTGAAGTGGATGATCAAAATCCGAAAGAGACATCTGAAGAGGAGGAGTCAAGCGATGAACCACATAAGCTGA
- the PACC1 gene encoding proton-activated chloride channel isoform X5 — protein MGFSNWLSITFNLLTPHTIRQLSEDVERVSENPTDERGGEMEVHEDASSIILPAVFLVYQTISDFREKLKHPVMSVSYKEVSLYDAPGIAFYPGKAQLLSCKHHYYDHILPLVNPGQPGDIECTTQRINYTDPFTNQTMKYALIVQGPRDVKKKELVFLQFHLNGTDQDFSAIDYLLFSSFEEFINSPEKAEFMKECESSYSSWKFSGGFRTWVKMSLVKTKEEDGSETVEFKQETSVVNYIDQRAEPRSDQLFFVVFEWKDPFIQTVQDIITANPWNMIALLCGIFLALFKAADFAKLSVKWMIKIRKRHLKRRSQAMNHIS, from the exons ATGGGGTTCTCAAACTGGCTGTCCATCACATTCAATTTGCTGACTCCACACACCATAAGACAG CTGAGTGAAGATGTGGAGCGAGTATCTGAAAACCCAACAgatgagagaggaggagagatggAAGTTCATGAAGATGCCAGTTCTATTATTTTACCAG CTGTGTTCCTTGTCTACCAAACCATCAGTGACTTCAGGGAGAAGCTCAAGCACCCGGTGATGTCTGTCTCGTACAAGGAAGTGTCCTTGTATGATGCACCTG GTATTGCCTTTTACCCAGGCAAGGCTCAGCTGCTTAGCTGCAAGCATCATTACTATGATCACATTCTGCCACTGGTAAATCCAGGTCAGCCAGGAGACATTGAATGCACCACTCAGAGAATCAACTACACGGATCCTTTTACTAATCAAACTATG AAGTATGCTTTGATTGTTCAAGGCCCTCGTGATGTGAAGAAAAAGGAACTGGTGTTTTTGCAGTTTCATTTAAATGGAACAGACCAAGATTTTAGTGCCATTGACtaccttctgttttcttcttttgaagagTTTATCAACAG tccagaaaaagcagaattcatGAAGGAATGTGAAAGTTCATACTCTAGCTGGAAGTTTTCCGGAGGCTTTCGGACTTGGGTCAAGATGTCCTTGGTGAAGACAAAAGAAGAAGATGGTAGTGAGACGGTTGAATTCAAACAAGag ACTAGTGTGGTTAACTATATTGACCAGAGAGCTGAACCAAGAAGTGACCAGCTGTTTTTTGTGGTATTCGAATGGAAAGATCCTTTTATACAGACTGTTCAAGAC ATTATCACAGCTAATCCCTGGAACATGATCGCTCTTCTTTGTGGCATCTTTTTGGCCCTGTTTAAGGCAGCAGACTTTGCTAAGTTAAGTGTGAAGTGGATGATCAAAATCCGAAAGAGACATCTGAAGAGGAGGAGTCAAGCGATGAACCACATAAGCTGA
- the PACC1 gene encoding proton-activated chloride channel isoform X1 gives MGFSNWLSITFNLLTPHTIRQLSEDVERVSENPTDERGGEMEVHEDASSIILPDSELGTSAPSLRFSKTCLKNVFSVILLFIYLLLMAVAVFLVYQTISDFREKLKHPVMSVSYKEVSLYDAPGIAFYPGKAQLLSCKHHYYDHILPLVNPGQPGDIECTTQRINYTDPFTNQTMKYALIVQGPRDVKKKELVFLQFHLNGTDQDFSAIDYLLFSSFEEFINSPEKAEFMKECESSYSSWKFSGGFRTWVKMSLVKTKEEDGSETVEFKQETSVVNYIDQRAEPRSDQLFFVVFEWKDPFIQTVQDIITANPWNMIALLCGIFLALFKAADFAKLSVKWMIKIRKRHLKRRSQAMNHIS, from the exons ATGGGGTTCTCAAACTGGCTGTCCATCACATTCAATTTGCTGACTCCACACACCATAAGACAG CTGAGTGAAGATGTGGAGCGAGTATCTGAAAACCCAACAgatgagagaggaggagagatggAAGTTCATGAAGATGCCAGTTCTATTATTTTACCAG ATAGTGAACTGGGTacctctgccccttctttgcgtTTCAGCAAGACCTGCctaaagaatgttttttcagtaattcttctgtttatttatcTGCTGCTCATGGCTGTAGCTGTGTTCCTTGTCTACCAAACCATCAGTGACTTCAGGGAGAAGCTCAAGCACCCGGTGATGTCTGTCTCGTACAAGGAAGTGTCCTTGTATGATGCACCTG GTATTGCCTTTTACCCAGGCAAGGCTCAGCTGCTTAGCTGCAAGCATCATTACTATGATCACATTCTGCCACTGGTAAATCCAGGTCAGCCAGGAGACATTGAATGCACCACTCAGAGAATCAACTACACGGATCCTTTTACTAATCAAACTATG AAGTATGCTTTGATTGTTCAAGGCCCTCGTGATGTGAAGAAAAAGGAACTGGTGTTTTTGCAGTTTCATTTAAATGGAACAGACCAAGATTTTAGTGCCATTGACtaccttctgttttcttcttttgaagagTTTATCAACAG tccagaaaaagcagaattcatGAAGGAATGTGAAAGTTCATACTCTAGCTGGAAGTTTTCCGGAGGCTTTCGGACTTGGGTCAAGATGTCCTTGGTGAAGACAAAAGAAGAAGATGGTAGTGAGACGGTTGAATTCAAACAAGag ACTAGTGTGGTTAACTATATTGACCAGAGAGCTGAACCAAGAAGTGACCAGCTGTTTTTTGTGGTATTCGAATGGAAAGATCCTTTTATACAGACTGTTCAAGAC ATTATCACAGCTAATCCCTGGAACATGATCGCTCTTCTTTGTGGCATCTTTTTGGCCCTGTTTAAGGCAGCAGACTTTGCTAAGTTAAGTGTGAAGTGGATGATCAAAATCCGAAAGAGACATCTGAAGAGGAGGAGTCAAGCGATGAACCACATAAGCTGA
- the PACC1 gene encoding proton-activated chloride channel isoform X4 yields MGFSNWLSITFNLLTPHTIRQLSEDVERVSENPTDERGGEMEVHEDASSIILPDSELGTSAPSLRFSKTCLKNVFSVILLFIYLLLMAVAVFLVYQTISDFREKLKHPVMSVSYKEVSLYDAPGIAFYPGKAQLLSCKHHYYDHILPLVNPGQPGDIECTTQRINYTDPFTNQTMKYALIVQGPRDVKKKELVFLQFHLNGTDQDFSAIDYLLFSSFEEFINSPEKAEFMKECESSYSSWKFSGGFRTWVKMSLVKTKEEDGSETVEFKQEIITANPWNMIALLCGIFLALFKAADFAKLSVKWMIKIRKRHLKRRSQAMNHIS; encoded by the exons ATGGGGTTCTCAAACTGGCTGTCCATCACATTCAATTTGCTGACTCCACACACCATAAGACAG CTGAGTGAAGATGTGGAGCGAGTATCTGAAAACCCAACAgatgagagaggaggagagatggAAGTTCATGAAGATGCCAGTTCTATTATTTTACCAG ATAGTGAACTGGGTacctctgccccttctttgcgtTTCAGCAAGACCTGCctaaagaatgttttttcagtaattcttctgtttatttatcTGCTGCTCATGGCTGTAGCTGTGTTCCTTGTCTACCAAACCATCAGTGACTTCAGGGAGAAGCTCAAGCACCCGGTGATGTCTGTCTCGTACAAGGAAGTGTCCTTGTATGATGCACCTG GTATTGCCTTTTACCCAGGCAAGGCTCAGCTGCTTAGCTGCAAGCATCATTACTATGATCACATTCTGCCACTGGTAAATCCAGGTCAGCCAGGAGACATTGAATGCACCACTCAGAGAATCAACTACACGGATCCTTTTACTAATCAAACTATG AAGTATGCTTTGATTGTTCAAGGCCCTCGTGATGTGAAGAAAAAGGAACTGGTGTTTTTGCAGTTTCATTTAAATGGAACAGACCAAGATTTTAGTGCCATTGACtaccttctgttttcttcttttgaagagTTTATCAACAG tccagaaaaagcagaattcatGAAGGAATGTGAAAGTTCATACTCTAGCTGGAAGTTTTCCGGAGGCTTTCGGACTTGGGTCAAGATGTCCTTGGTGAAGACAAAAGAAGAAGATGGTAGTGAGACGGTTGAATTCAAACAAGag ATTATCACAGCTAATCCCTGGAACATGATCGCTCTTCTTTGTGGCATCTTTTTGGCCCTGTTTAAGGCAGCAGACTTTGCTAAGTTAAGTGTGAAGTGGATGATCAAAATCCGAAAGAGACATCTGAAGAGGAGGAGTCAAGCGATGAACCACATAAGCTGA
- the PACC1 gene encoding proton-activated chloride channel isoform X2, with translation MLRAEGSASYRELSEDVERVSENPTDERGGEMEVHEDASSIILPDSELGTSAPSLRFSKTCLKNVFSVILLFIYLLLMAVAVFLVYQTISDFREKLKHPVMSVSYKEVSLYDAPGIAFYPGKAQLLSCKHHYYDHILPLVNPGQPGDIECTTQRINYTDPFTNQTMKYALIVQGPRDVKKKELVFLQFHLNGTDQDFSAIDYLLFSSFEEFINSPEKAEFMKECESSYSSWKFSGGFRTWVKMSLVKTKEEDGSETVEFKQETSVVNYIDQRAEPRSDQLFFVVFEWKDPFIQTVQDIITANPWNMIALLCGIFLALFKAADFAKLSVKWMIKIRKRHLKRRSQAMNHIS, from the exons ATGCTCCGCGCCGAGGGCTCCGCGTCCTACCGGGAG CTGAGTGAAGATGTGGAGCGAGTATCTGAAAACCCAACAgatgagagaggaggagagatggAAGTTCATGAAGATGCCAGTTCTATTATTTTACCAG ATAGTGAACTGGGTacctctgccccttctttgcgtTTCAGCAAGACCTGCctaaagaatgttttttcagtaattcttctgtttatttatcTGCTGCTCATGGCTGTAGCTGTGTTCCTTGTCTACCAAACCATCAGTGACTTCAGGGAGAAGCTCAAGCACCCGGTGATGTCTGTCTCGTACAAGGAAGTGTCCTTGTATGATGCACCTG GTATTGCCTTTTACCCAGGCAAGGCTCAGCTGCTTAGCTGCAAGCATCATTACTATGATCACATTCTGCCACTGGTAAATCCAGGTCAGCCAGGAGACATTGAATGCACCACTCAGAGAATCAACTACACGGATCCTTTTACTAATCAAACTATG AAGTATGCTTTGATTGTTCAAGGCCCTCGTGATGTGAAGAAAAAGGAACTGGTGTTTTTGCAGTTTCATTTAAATGGAACAGACCAAGATTTTAGTGCCATTGACtaccttctgttttcttcttttgaagagTTTATCAACAG tccagaaaaagcagaattcatGAAGGAATGTGAAAGTTCATACTCTAGCTGGAAGTTTTCCGGAGGCTTTCGGACTTGGGTCAAGATGTCCTTGGTGAAGACAAAAGAAGAAGATGGTAGTGAGACGGTTGAATTCAAACAAGag ACTAGTGTGGTTAACTATATTGACCAGAGAGCTGAACCAAGAAGTGACCAGCTGTTTTTTGTGGTATTCGAATGGAAAGATCCTTTTATACAGACTGTTCAAGAC ATTATCACAGCTAATCCCTGGAACATGATCGCTCTTCTTTGTGGCATCTTTTTGGCCCTGTTTAAGGCAGCAGACTTTGCTAAGTTAAGTGTGAAGTGGATGATCAAAATCCGAAAGAGACATCTGAAGAGGAGGAGTCAAGCGATGAACCACATAAGCTGA
- the PACC1 gene encoding proton-activated chloride channel isoform X6 has protein sequence MEVHEDASSIILPAVFLVYQTISDFREKLKHPVMSVSYKEVSLYDAPGIAFYPGKAQLLSCKHHYYDHILPLVNPGQPGDIECTTQRINYTDPFTNQTMKYALIVQGPRDVKKKELVFLQFHLNGTDQDFSAIDYLLFSSFEEFINSPEKAEFMKECESSYSSWKFSGGFRTWVKMSLVKTKEEDGSETVEFKQETSVVNYIDQRAEPRSDQLFFVVFEWKDPFIQTVQDIITANPWNMIALLCGIFLALFKAADFAKLSVKWMIKIRKRHLKRRSQAMNHIS, from the exons atggAAGTTCATGAAGATGCCAGTTCTATTATTTTACCAG CTGTGTTCCTTGTCTACCAAACCATCAGTGACTTCAGGGAGAAGCTCAAGCACCCGGTGATGTCTGTCTCGTACAAGGAAGTGTCCTTGTATGATGCACCTG GTATTGCCTTTTACCCAGGCAAGGCTCAGCTGCTTAGCTGCAAGCATCATTACTATGATCACATTCTGCCACTGGTAAATCCAGGTCAGCCAGGAGACATTGAATGCACCACTCAGAGAATCAACTACACGGATCCTTTTACTAATCAAACTATG AAGTATGCTTTGATTGTTCAAGGCCCTCGTGATGTGAAGAAAAAGGAACTGGTGTTTTTGCAGTTTCATTTAAATGGAACAGACCAAGATTTTAGTGCCATTGACtaccttctgttttcttcttttgaagagTTTATCAACAG tccagaaaaagcagaattcatGAAGGAATGTGAAAGTTCATACTCTAGCTGGAAGTTTTCCGGAGGCTTTCGGACTTGGGTCAAGATGTCCTTGGTGAAGACAAAAGAAGAAGATGGTAGTGAGACGGTTGAATTCAAACAAGag ACTAGTGTGGTTAACTATATTGACCAGAGAGCTGAACCAAGAAGTGACCAGCTGTTTTTTGTGGTATTCGAATGGAAAGATCCTTTTATACAGACTGTTCAAGAC ATTATCACAGCTAATCCCTGGAACATGATCGCTCTTCTTTGTGGCATCTTTTTGGCCCTGTTTAAGGCAGCAGACTTTGCTAAGTTAAGTGTGAAGTGGATGATCAAAATCCGAAAGAGACATCTGAAGAGGAGGAGTCAAGCGATGAACCACATAAGCTGA